From the genome of Salvia splendens isolate huo1 chromosome 7, SspV2, whole genome shotgun sequence:
cctattagaaatgtagcaatgtgtatatagcgtgttgatatgtgtttgcttagaaaatgggcaacattttgcaagaaaaaagggttgatcccaaggtaagagaactacgtgggctttgattcctcaataaaattgtggatacgtaggcaactcaacttaaatttgaaaagtttaactttgaaagtttaagttgatctcaagcccttttcaatttttcctttatcccccccatttcatttttttttaaatttaccttccgagtccgacgaggcgacgagccgacgcccgacgacacttgtaaattatattacattgttgtatgttgttgtattgtatacttatgtattgtaaattgtaatgtatcgttgtccgttacaactcaaaatcaataaaatttatttcattttctccttattcgtcttatttgtgcttgaattatgcattgtcttgttccgatttgttgtataaagccaaatttcaaatttaaaaaaaaaaaaaaaaataattgaaccggcgaaaccgccggttcaaaaaccggaaccgccaaaaccgccggaaaaccggcggttccgaaccggaaccggaaccgcccggttttcgaaccggaaccggaaccgtgaaatagcctcacggtccggttccggttccgcttccgccaaaaccggaaccggcggttccgaaccggaaccgccggttttcgaaccgtgggcatctctacATGCAATatctaaatattatttttaactcAATTTATTTTCTTGGTTAAAAACACTGAAAACTAGTTCTCCCTCCACCCCCATTAATTGACATCAATTTCCTTTTCCATTCGTCCCTCATTAAATGACACCCTTacatttactactccctccgcccaactaagttgagtacttttaggcacggagattaagaaattgtattgaaaagtaggagagatgaataaagtaggaaagataaagagagaataaagtgatggtggaataaagtaagcgtgattgaatgttttgttttttgttaaaaaatgaaatgactcaacttagttaggacatcccaaaaaaaatacgactcaactaagaatacgactcaatttAGTTGAGATGAGAGAGCAGTACTTTTGGTAATGGATCCAACTTttcactaagagcatctccaatgccggcgtcaaaatcgcgacgccgatttttcgctgacgccggttctgacgccgaaccattggaaccggcgtcggcgaaatcggcgtcaaaatcggcgtggccatgccgattcgcgcaatgacgccggttccgacgccgatcctcacggcgccattgtgggtcccggatcggcgtcaaaccggcgtcagattttattttttatttttttttcttttgaaaacactatatatacgcgctttgaacgtcattttcattcgcaccacttgttttaacgagtactctctctctaccttactttttgtacaagatcaatttaagaaatgagtaatgccggtggtagtggtggggatgcggatgagtacgagcgtatgctgaacgaagagctagatgcctatacgagccgtgaggttgatcgatggatgcagagttatatgcagtcggcggcacctcgcccacgaccagttgtccaccgtcgacaagtggttgatcgtgatcatgaagctgcacatcagcgcatgttcacagattacttcgcagaggagccgcgttttaacgccaaccatttcaggcgtcgttttaggatgaggcgggacttgtttatgcgtattgttaacgctttggagcagcgatatctgtatttccgcttcaggcacgatgcggctggcagacccggccacacccctattcaaaagtgcactgcggcaatcaggcagttggcctacgcaccgcggcagacatgtgggacgaatacctccacatcggtgagacgactgccatcgaatgtatgaagtatttctgtcagggcgtgatcgaagtattcggtgatcagtatctccgaaagcctacccccgaagattgccggaatctgctgcggatgcacggggatcagcatgggttcccgggaatgttaggcagcatagattgtatgcattgggagtggaagaactgtcccgctgcctggaaggggttttacacgaccggctacaagggaaaaaatcctacgatgatcctcgaggccgtagctgattaccggttgtggatttggcatgcgtattttgggatagccggttcgaacaacgacctaaaggATGcgtcatattcgactccaaaaggatttagttgaagagttgtgggcgcggaggattgcaaggcgttagtttttatgtaaatttatgtaatttttttaaatgtattttttttaaattattgtactttttgaaattttaatagtattattcaatttaaatgtatttgtctcgtaaattaaattccgtatgttgatacgattgtaaattaaattatataattgttattagtgatgtggatatgtagtgtgaaggctatgtgaggacTATTTGATGttcagttgatgtggcaagctgatgtggcaggagaattgtagtgctgatgatatgacagtgtgaaggctatgtgagggctatgtgaagtccaggtttactggagatgctctaaatcattctactcacattttattataaaattaacatacaaaaataggactcacattccaatAACTTTTTACACCCACTTTccactatatttcttaaaactcgtgtcaagttAACCGATGTAAATTAATggggggcggagggagtattaaatatttaGAATCTGGCCGGCCCAAATTAGAATACACCTGGCATGAGAAAAGCTTGTGTGACAATTTGAATGCAGAAGCAGCTGATCAAACATCATACTATTATTATATGTACAAGTAGTATATTACATGTAGTATATCTAGTAAACAGGAAAAACAAAGCTGAAGCATCCCTCTAGACTTGTAAAGTTTACTCTGCCACCAGATTTCTGGTAAAACAAATTATTGTGTTTAATAGATCAATAAGAGTTGTCATCTTCTCTGTGTTTTTGTGGTTTCAGAAATCATGGGATCACCTGGAATTTAAGTGCATATTATAAGTTAACAAGTTCAacaaatacaaaacaaataaatgtaaAGGCATGTGTATTATGAATAACCAAAGTGAGACAGAACATTATGATTTAACAAGAAATGAACACTGATAATACATCCAATTAATTTCTGTTGTACGAAGAGATTTACTTGCATATTGGACAAATAGATACTACTTATATGATTAGACATCTTAGTGCACCAACTGACCAACTAATACAAAAAAAAGGTGCATCAAGAAAAAATGTATTGTAAAGGGAAAATACCAGAAAaatgtttaaacattttttttcatcaatGTCTCATGCCTTTTAGTTTTCTTCATTGGTACATTTTCAGCATTTTTGTTAAACAATAAGGACACATGCACCCACACATGCTTTATGAAAAACAACATATTTACATGAGGATGTGACCTAACGTCACTTTCAGACGACGATACATAAATTTTGATGTTGGAAATTGGCCTTGTGACATTGTTGAAGAATATGGTGAAACTTTGTGAACCAATTAGACAAAAATTGAAAAGCAGGACATAACTGGAAAAGGTTAAAAAATTATGTCATTATCTTGTGTTCCAGAGGTGAAATATGCATTGATTTTGGCACCAAGATAAAACGGAAGTACTAGTAACTAATAGTAAGCTCAAGAAAAGCTTTACGCTCCCCTACATCCATTCAACTTTGACATTACCACACATGTTCAATTTTACAATTATAGTTTTTCAGATGAGTTAGTATGATTTATCAGGGAAACAAGGTAATCATAGGCTGGAGCTAATCTCATTAGATATAGAACAACTGGTCCTAGAGCAGCTAATTAGaagtttttaattaaagatgATATATAGCAAAAACTACAGAAAACTGGATACCTCAATGCAGCAAATATTGGGAGAACCCTTTCATATATTTCATCTTCTGTTCCAGTACCATCGATCTGCAAGTGCTTAAAATTTGTTAAAACTGAATATCTACTAGAGGGCTCTTGAATGGAACAAATTTTCCAACCACAGATAAAATAAGGTACATAAGCAGATTGTTTTTTATGTGAGTGTGACAGTGTGTATTTCATCTTCCTTCCATCTCAGGATAAACAGCACCTGCAGCTAATTAGCTGGTGTCGGGTGTCCGCAGCAGAAAAAGTAACAAATACAGTGAAACTACAGTAATTTAGCTGTCACCAATAAACCAAGTTGATACCTTGTGAAGTATTCCTTTCTCGGAGTAATACTTGATCACAGGAAGGTTGAGTTCTTCAAATACGCTCAACCTTTCCTTGACTGTATCTATATTATCGTCAATTCGCCCCTGCGCATTAAACATTCTTTGTTAATAAGTAAATGACAGGAGAAAATATACATATGTGGAAAGCACCTGATTACGGTTTAGCACTCGTTTCACCATTTCTTCTTTAGGACAATCAAAGAATAGCACAATGTCTGGTTCAACCCCACCCTACAAATATAATTCACAATTCAACTCATTATGGCACAGTGATAGCAGGCATTGTGTGCAGCCAGATGCCCTTGTAACATGCCACATAGCAATCATATGGGCGCAGATAGTGTGAAAGGAGATGAGTATAAATGCTAACAGAAATTGAAAAGAATAAAGAGACTCAAAACTGACTACTTACAACTCGCTCATATGCTATACGGTTCTCTTCACTTCTTGGAAAGCCATCAACAAGAATTCTATTGTTTTCACTGGCTTCAATGGCTTTTTTTATCAGTTTAACAGTAACTTCTGAGGGAACAATTTTCCCTTCCTTGATTGTATCAAGAATCATGGAACTGCAACAGGATAGGACATGACATACATTATAACATAAAGTTGCATCAACTAAGATATCCACGTTATAAAATATGTACTATAGTTTTAGTTCTTACCCATTTTCACTATCAGAATAGATTTCTTTCCTCAACAGATCCCCAACACTCAAGTGGGTAAACCCAAAGGTATTAACAATCCTTGTACACTGAGTACCTTTTCCACTCCCTGGACCACCTGTAAATACAATTATAATATCAGAAACACCCCTCTGGATGTTGATGTGTATCATGATATTTCTATGTAACGAAGTCTTGTTATATAAATTTGCCAACTAAATTTCAATAAATGAGAAGAAAAAGGGAGATTTTCTTATCCACGTTCAAGTGGCTGATTTTTCTAAATTAAAGCATTAAGAAAACCAGAAACAACCATGATCCATGATCAGTACAGCAATTAGGGAATGCTTGGTGCATGCAGATTTTCTTGGAAGTTTCTTATGATAACTGCATTAGACAGTGTGgtgtataaataataaaatgcacAATGAAAATATACACGTGTTTGACTgcattttagtaaaagaaattGGAAACCAAGTCTGTCTCAGGGAGACAACCAAACATTACTTTATAGACTGAATACAATCTTATCCAGTAAAACCTTCGATTGCATAAGCATAACAAGGCTAAATAAAAGCACCAACTTGACATTATCTACGAACAAACGAGGTCATGTGCTACAGTTAATTAATACTGGCACGTACAACAAGACCATCAATTTGGATTGTCAAACAGAAGATCAGTAATGATTATACACATAAGCAGCTAATATATTCTTTACTACCCAAGACGAAAGTCACAAATGGTTTCCTTCTTGCACCAGAGACTCCATCTTCTGCCTGTGTCAATTAAAGAAAAGGCTCAACAATTAAATcatcaaaatataatttattaatatttaatagtaAGAATATAGGACTCTTGAATTACTAAACAGCCTTCCATGTGAGAACATAAAATAAACAGTTGCAACTCACAACAATCTGGGTTAAAAAACATCATTAGCTTGTAAGATCAAGAAAAATTCAAACACCAAGCCTAGATAAAGGACCATCGAGCTGCAACTCTTCTGCTACAGTAAACAATATAAACAGGTAAAAAAGGTGAAAGAAAGTAGACTTATAGCTCAGGCACCCTAAATAAAGAGCATGTAGAATAGAAACATAATGAAATACCTGCCGATAATTAATTACGCATAACTCTCAGAATTTCAAGCTAATAACCTTATAACTTAAGGACGGACCAAAATCAGACCTAACCTAAGAAAATAATTTACGGAGAAACTAAACGTGTTCATGAATTAAGCTCCTCGCCTATCTAAATGTTCGAGAAATTAACGTAGAAAGGGAACATGAATCCCCAGACTTACAATCCTAGTTGAATGGCGACATTGTTTATCGAAGTATTCGCAGTAAGAATAGGAATGAGAGAAAAGAGAGCTCAAAAATCATGATT
Proteins encoded in this window:
- the LOC121811074 gene encoding UMP-CMP kinase-like, whose amino-acid sequence is MWRRGVSLSSMLSSSKSRLLNQMQVACGFNACQVFSTHVLNPAEDGVSGARRKPFVTFVLGGPGSGKGTQCTRIVNTFGFTHLSVGDLLRKEIYSDSENGSMILDTIKEGKIVPSEVTVKLIKKAIEASENNRILVDGFPRSEENRIAYERVGGVEPDIVLFFDCPKEEMVKRVLNRNQGRIDDNIDTVKERLSVFEELNLPVIKYYSEKGILHKIDGTGTEDEIYERVLPIFAALR